The proteins below are encoded in one region of Ricinus communis isolate WT05 ecotype wild-type chromosome 6, ASM1957865v1, whole genome shotgun sequence:
- the LOC8277756 gene encoding probable glutathione S-transferase parC, translated as MAQDDQVVLLDFWPSPFGMRVRIALAEKGIKYEYRDEDLRNKSALLLQMNPVSKKIPVLIHNGKPVAESLIAVQYIDEIWKDKAPLFPSDPYSKAQALFWADFVDKKVYDLGRQIWATKGDAQEAAKKGLIEVFKTLEGELGDKPYFGGESFGYVDVAFVPFYSWFYTYEVSGNFSIEAECPKLIAWAKRCAEKESVSASLPDKEKVYGFMLELKKMLGIE; from the exons ATGGCTCAAGATGATCAGGTAGTTCTGCTGGATTTCTGGCCAAGCCCTTTTGGCATGAGGGTCAGAATTGCTTTGGCAGAGAAAGGCATCAAGTATGAGTACAGGGACGAGGACTTGAGGAACAAGAGTGCTTTGCTTTTACAGATGAACCCTGTCAGCAAGAAGATTCCTGTTCTTATCCACAATGGCAAGCCAGTTGCCGAGTCTCTCATTGCTGTTCAGTATATTGATGAAATCTGGAAGGATAAAGCTCCACTTTTTCCCTCTGATCCTTACTCGAAAGCTCAAGCTTTATTCTGGGCTGATTTTGTTGATAAGaag GTATATGACCTTGGGAGGCAGATATGGGCAACAAAAGGAGACGCTCAGGAGGCAGCCAAGAAGGGACTAATAGAAGTTTTCAAAACCTTGGAAGGAGAGCTTGGTGACAAGCCTTATTTTGGGGGTGAGAGTTTTGGGTATGTGGATGTTGCATTTGTCCCTTTCTACAGCTGGTTCTATACCTATGAGGTGAGCGGCAATTTCAGCATTGAAGCAGAGTGTCCCAAGCTTATTGCATGGGCTAAAAGATGCGCAGAGAAGGAGAGTGTCTCCGCTTCTCTTCCTGACAAGGAAAAGGTTTATGGATTTATGTTGGAGCTTAAGAAGATGCTTGGAATAGAGTAG